The Nostoc sp. NIES-3756 DNA window TGGAAAAATTACTTGGAATCAAGGCGTAAGCTTGCGCTCTGAACCAACACAAGACTCTGAACGTGTAGGTGGGGCTGGTTTTAACGAGAAAATTATTGTCTTAGAAGAAAGCCCGGATAAAGTTTGGAAAAAAGTGCGTGTTGAAAGCAGCAAAATAGAAGGTTGGACAAAAGTAGGTAATCTTGAAAAAGTGGAAGAATAATATCAATTCAAAATTATGACAACTTATACCAATCTTCTATAACATCAACTTTTTTCTCAAACTCAGCGCTACTCCCTTCGGGTTCACCAGTCGCCTGCGGAGGGTTTCCCTCCTACAGCGCTGGTTCACCGCGCTTACCTCAGCGTTCCTCTGTCTTGAAAAGTTTCCTACGGAGGGAAACCCTCCTACAGAACTTTTCGCTGCGTTCCAAAAGAGTAACGCCATTTGTCATTGGTCAATTACTTAAATTTATTAACCTCCGCACACGTTAACACTGAGAACGTGGTATATTTTTCTCTATGCAATAAGTGCAGACATAGTAAATATCTATAGATTGAAATCAACAGTGGTGTACTAAATTCATACATTATTAAGTATCTTTACTCAATTGCCGGAAAAGAATCAGGCCGTTGTGATTTTAATCTTTGCAATAATCCTTGTCAGGGATTTCTCTACCTCAAAAAAAGCAAAAAATCTATGGACACCCTCAGTTATTCTCATCTTGCTTCAGTTTATGAAGCATCTGAAGATATAGATTTTATCCCTATAAAAGTTAATTTAAAATTTTGGCAATGGCAGAAGCTGTCGAGTAACGCAGCAATCAAACTTTTATCTGTAGCACTGACTATAAGTATTTTGGGCGTAGCTGGAGAAGCTTTAGCCTTGCAGCAAGTAGGCAGTAAAGGTGCAGAAGTTGCCAATACTCAAAGGTGTCTAAAAAGATTAGGCTTTTTTAATGGCCCTGTTAACGGCAACTTTGCTGGTATCACTCGTAGCGCCGTAATTGGGTTTCAACGTGCCAACAGACTCACATCTGATGGTGTTGTTGGTGTTGGTACACAAAGAGCTTTACAAAGAGCTTGCCGTACTGCAACAACTCCAAAAACCAATACTAGCGGTGAATTGCTCTTGGGTAGTAGAGGCGCAGCAGTTACTCAATTACAAAAGAATTTACGGCGCTTAGGCTACTTTAACGGCCCCATCACTGGCTATTTTGGTACAGAAACTCAGCAAGCAGTCATCAGATTTCAACGTGCTAATCGTATAGCTACTGTCGGTATTGTAGGCAACCAAACTGCACAAGCTATCAGAAATGCTATTAATGGCGTAGGTGGGGAGTATCAAGTAGTTTCTGAAGGTAGTACAGGCCAAGATGTCATTAGATTGCAACAGCGTCTACGCCAGTTAGGTTACTTCAATGCTAATCCCACAGGGAACTTTGGCGGTATTACCAAAGATGCTGTAATAGCGTTTCAACGCAATGCTGGTTTACCGATTACTGGAGTTGTGAATATTGCCACATGGAATGCTTTAGATGGTGTTTCTACTCCAGGTAGACCAAGTTTATCAACTCAACAGATTAGAGATTTACAGCAACGGCTACGGGATTTAGGTTATTTTAATGGCAATCCCACAGGCACAGTTGGCGCGATGACTAGGGATGCCATTGTCCGCTTTCAGCGTAACTATGGACTGAGCGCTGATGGTATTGTTGATGCACAAATTCTACAGGCAGTAACCCAAGCTTGGGAAGATAGATACGCTAATCAGCCAACTAGAGATTATCTCACTGTAGGCGATCGCGGTAACAATGTCAGAGCCGTACAACAGCGTTTGTCAGAACTAGGCTTTTTTAACGGCAGTCCCGACGGTTATTTTGATGACTGGACTAGACAATCTGTAGTCGCATTCCAACAGTATTATCAAATCAATCCCACAGGCAACGTAGACTGGCAAACTTGGAATGCACTGAACATTAATAATAGTGGTTCTATCAGACAAGTTTCTAATAATTCTAGTAACAATCGCTACGTAGTTATAGTACCAGTTCGCAATGGCAGCACCCTCAATCAAGTACGCCGTTATGTACCCGACGCTTACACAGCCAAATCCAACTTAGGAACCTTCGTCAACGCTGGCAGTTTTAGCGATCGCGCCTCCGCCGAAAGAACCTCAAGAATGTTACGCTCTAATGGTTTGGATGCAAGAGTACAGTATTTTTAATTCGTAATTCGTAATTCGTAATTTGAATGCTGAGTACTGAGGGAAAATAACTATGGACTGTTGACTATGGACAACTGACAAATGACGGACATAGTTGTAATTGGTAGCGGTATAGGGGGTTTGAGTTGCGCTGCTGTGTTGGCGCGTTATGGCTTTGATGTGACTGTTTGTGAGAGTCATAGCATCGCTGGTGGCGCGGCACACAGTTTTGAGCGTCAAGGATTTAAGTTTGATTCAGGGCCTTCTTTATACTCTGGGTTGTCTTATAGTCCTTCCGTTAACCCTCTACGACAAGTACTAGATGTAATTGGGGTTGATTTACCGTGTGTCACTTATGATACTTGGGGCTGTCGCTTACCAGAGGGAGATTTTGATACATCTGTTGGTGCGGAACAGTTTTGTGAAGTGCTGGCACGGCTACGGGGTGGAGAGGCTGTAGCCGAGTGGCGAAAGTTACAACGGGTGATGACACCACTAGCCCAAGCAGCGATCGCACTTCCTTCAGCCGCGTTACGCTGGGATCTAGGCGCAGCTTTAACCATCGGCAAATTCGCCCCATCTCTAGCCAAACATGCTGCCAATTTTATTAAGTTGACAGGGCCTTTCTCTCGCATCATGGATGATGTTGTCCGTGACCCTTTTATTAATAACTGGCTGAACTTGCTGTGCTTTCTCCTCTCTGGACTGCCTGCATCTGGTACTAACGCCGCAGAAGTTGCTTTTATGTTTGCCGATTGGTACAAACCAGGGGTAGTTCTAGATTACCCTGTGGGTGGTAGCGGTGCATTAGTCGATGCCCTTGTGCAAGGGTTAGAAAAACATGGTGGGCAATTGCTTTTCAATAGTCATGTTGAGCAAATTTTAGTAGAAGGAAACAGGGCAG harbors:
- a CDS encoding phytoene desaturase family protein; translation: MTDIVVIGSGIGGLSCAAVLARYGFDVTVCESHSIAGGAAHSFERQGFKFDSGPSLYSGLSYSPSVNPLRQVLDVIGVDLPCVTYDTWGCRLPEGDFDTSVGAEQFCEVLARLRGGEAVAEWRKLQRVMTPLAQAAIALPSAALRWDLGAALTIGKFAPSLAKHAANFIKLTGPFSRIMDDVVRDPFINNWLNLLCFLLSGLPASGTNAAEVAFMFADWYKPGVVLDYPVGGSGALVDALVQGLEKHGGQLLFNSHVEQILVEGNRAVGVRLRDGQEIRARRAVVSNASVWDTLKLLPQGALPQSFQRQRQATPECDSFMHLHLGIDTQGLSANLACHYIVVNDWELGITAPQNVVLISIPSILDPSLAPEGKHVIHVYTPGNEPYKIWQGLDRKSQEYQQLKRSRAEVMWQALERIIPDIRSRCEITLVGTPLTHERYLRRHRGSYGPAISAASGLFPSHTTPLNGLMCCGDSTFPGIGLPAVAASGLIVANTLAPVSQHLEMLSLVISP
- a CDS encoding peptidoglycan-binding domain-containing protein → MDTLSYSHLASVYEASEDIDFIPIKVNLKFWQWQKLSSNAAIKLLSVALTISILGVAGEALALQQVGSKGAEVANTQRCLKRLGFFNGPVNGNFAGITRSAVIGFQRANRLTSDGVVGVGTQRALQRACRTATTPKTNTSGELLLGSRGAAVTQLQKNLRRLGYFNGPITGYFGTETQQAVIRFQRANRIATVGIVGNQTAQAIRNAINGVGGEYQVVSEGSTGQDVIRLQQRLRQLGYFNANPTGNFGGITKDAVIAFQRNAGLPITGVVNIATWNALDGVSTPGRPSLSTQQIRDLQQRLRDLGYFNGNPTGTVGAMTRDAIVRFQRNYGLSADGIVDAQILQAVTQAWEDRYANQPTRDYLTVGDRGNNVRAVQQRLSELGFFNGSPDGYFDDWTRQSVVAFQQYYQINPTGNVDWQTWNALNINNSGSIRQVSNNSSNNRYVVIVPVRNGSTLNQVRRYVPDAYTAKSNLGTFVNAGSFSDRASAERTSRMLRSNGLDARVQYF